One genomic window of Leopardus geoffroyi isolate Oge1 chromosome C3, O.geoffroyi_Oge1_pat1.0, whole genome shotgun sequence includes the following:
- the POLR2K gene encoding DNA-directed RNA polymerases I, II, and III subunit RPABC4, with translation MDTQKDVQPPKQQPMIYICGECHTENEIKSRDPIRCRECGYRIMYKKRTKRLVVFDAR, from the exons ATGGATACTCAGAAGGACGTTCAACCCCCAAAGCAGCAGCCAATGATATATATCTGCGGAG aatgtcacacagaaaatgaaataaaatccagGGATCCAATCAGATGCAGAGAATGTGGATACAGAATAATGTACAAGAAAAGGACTAAAAGGT TGGTGGTTTTTGATGCTCGATGA
- the FBXO43 gene encoding F-box only protein 43 isoform X1 translates to MSSRFTDETELLKMSERHLGQTCPGAENEVDSPVSFMYSSFRGYCSTSSFQDSGYNELLQPCNDENTGEELFGKKGKGPPLIHEHPETSDLGLTHLTHPLESPTQKKRGVFSRKEKEKSPELCETPKLSGKKFLQRRRLDISFSLLTGDFESQNSSLESSMNQVLNLEKNIPSHVSGLPRQNSFSPLVTSTLKTEEATSSSQKLRLNFSQQKTSTVDDSKDDCSLFEVECLSPIQGNSFRDSITYDLSDSSLFVNDENTYPKPLGSSVSATTCGTDEDIRVTPISNLVANIKFNASQRLSPSTKVRGNISTPEDSGFNSLCLEKSEDSLSDQEGSFQELQKHKGTVRVGSTIKKSRHLRRLRRLSTLEEHGSQSETEGEKQTDHSDSKTTPAAASDHSESQLSSDTKMLSFKNLSKTPALQLVHELFMRNKRKRFQQNGAHEFLEERDGGQIAVLQCVLTGLIGKKMGIEKLDVLTELKYRNLKHILAMVLDSLTAESLFSVWKVSRNWREIIVQDKNANRRRKFYISQLKTDSEGALLNVEDAATRLHLLNRSALRSVQAQARIPGFQKEQVSTRSPWGEVLTPIASSSVTHLRSKQEEYVKVAKTLFIDEALKPCPRCQSPAKYQPYKKRGLCSRTACGFDFCVLCLCAYHGSEECSRGAAKPRNRKDALPGSAQSKRNLKRL, encoded by the exons ATGAGCTCAAGATTTACTGATG AAACAGAGCTTTTGAAGATGTCAGAGAGACATTTAGGTCAGACTTGCCCTGGAGCAGAAAATGAGGTGGACTCTCCTGTCAGTTTCATGTATTCCAGCTTCAGAGGCTACTGTTCCACATCTTCATTTCAAGACAGTGGCTACAATGAGTTGTTACAGCCTTGCAACGATGAGAATACAGGTGAagaattatttggaaagaaaggaaaaggcccACCATTAATCCATGAACATCCTGAAACTTCAGATCTGGGCTTGACTCACTTGACTCATCCTTTAGAATCTCCAACTCAAAAAAAGAGAGGTGTCTTTtctaggaaggaaaaggagaaaagcccCGAACTTTGTGAAACTCCTAAACTCAGTGGGAAAAAATTTTTGCAGCGCAGAAGGTTGGACATATCTTTCTCTCTTCTAACAGGGGACTTTGAATCACAAAATAGTTCTCTAGAAAGTAGTATGAACCAAGTTctcaacttagaaaaaaatattccaagccATGTTTCAGGTCTTCCACGGCAAAACAGTTTTAGTCCTTTAGTTACTAGTACTTTGAAGACAGAAGAAGCAACCTCTAGCAGTCAAAAACTGAGACTTAATTTTTCTCAACAGAAGACTTCCACGGTTGATGATTCCAAAGATGACTGTAGCCTGTTTGAAGTTGAATGTCTATCTCCGATTCAGGGCAATAGTTTTAGAGATTCTATCACATATGACCTTAGTGATAGCAGTCTGTTTGTTAATGATGAGAATACATATCCCAAACCTCTGGGCTCCTCTGTTAGTGCAACAACTTGTGGGACAGATGAGGACATACGTGTGACTCCAATAAGTAATCTTGTAGCAAACATTAAATTTAATGCAAGTCAAAGGCTCTCCCCTTCAACTAAAGTGAGGGGCAATATTTCAACACCTGAAGACAGTGGTTTTAACTCACTTTGCTTGGAAAAATCAGAAGATTCCCTCTCTGACCAGGAGGGTTCTTTTCAAGAACTTCAGAAACATAAGGGAACTGTCAGAGTGGGGAGCACCATAAAAAAGTCAAGGCATCTTAGAAGGCTGAGAAGATTGTCCACCCTGGAGGAGCATGGCTCACAATCTGAGACAGAAGGGGAAAAGCAGACTGACCACTCTGACTCTAAAACAACACCAGCAGCTGCCTCAGACCACTCAGAGAGTCAGCTGAGCAGTGACACTAAGATGTTAAGCTTTAAGAATTTATCAAAGACCCCAGCCTTGCAGTTAGTGCACGAGCTCTtcatgagaaacaaaagaaaaagattccagcAGAATGGTGCACATGAATTCTTAGAAGAAAGGGATGGGGGGCAAATAGCCGTGCTACAGTGTGTACTTACAGGACTGATTGGCAAGAAAATGGGTATAGAGAAACTGGACGTCttaacagaattaaaatatagaaatttaaagcATATTCTTGCTATGGTTTTAGATTCCTTGACTGCAGAAAGCCTATTCag TGTTTGGAAAGTAAGCAGAAATTGGCGTGAAATTATTGTTCAAGATAAAAACGCAAATCGGAGGAGGAAATTTTACATCTCACAACTGAAAACAGATTCTGAG GGGGCTCTATTAAATGTTGAGGACGCTGCCACTAGGCTCCATCTTTTAAATCGATCAGCTTTAAGATCTGTACAAGCTCAGGCTAGGATACCAGGTTTTCAGAAAGAACAAGTTTCAACACGTTCTCCTTGGGGAGAAGTTTTGACACCTATAGCAAGCTCTTCTGTTACTCACTTAAGGAGTAAACAGGAAGAATATGTTAAG GTTGCCAAAACACTTTTTATTGATGAAGCATTAAAACCTTGCCCGAGGTGCCAATCCCCTGCTAAGTACCAGCCATATAAGAAAAGGGGACTCTGTAGCCGCACAGCCTGTGGTTTTGACTTTTGTGTGTTATGTTTGTGTGCTTATCATGGGTCTGAAGAATGTAGCAGAGGAGCAGCaaagccaagaaatagaaaagatgctCTTCCAGGAAGTGCCCAGAGTAAGCGGAATTTAAAACGCCTTTAA
- the FBXO43 gene encoding F-box only protein 43 isoform X2: MSSRFTDETELLKMSERHLGQTCPGAENEVDSPVSFMYSSFRGYCSTSSFQDSGYNELLQPCNDENTGEELFGKKGKGPPLIHEHPETSDLGLTHLTHPLESPTQKKRGVFSRKEKEKSPELCETPKLSGKKFLQRRRLDISFSLLTGDFESQNSSLESSMNQVLNLEKNIPSHVSGLPRQNSFSPLVTSTLKTEEATSSSQKLRLNFSQQKTSTVDDSKDDCSLFEVECLSPIQGNSFRDSITYDLSDSSLFVNDENTYPKPLGSSVSATTCGTDEDIRVTPISNLVANIKFNASQRLSPSTKVRGNISTPEDSGFNSLCLEKSEDSLSDQEGSFQELQKHKGTVRVGSTIKKSRHLRRLRRLSTLEEHGSQSETEGEKQTDHSDSKTTPAAASDHSESQLSSDTKMLSFKNLSKTPALQLVHELFMRNKRKRFQQNGAHEFLEERDGGQIAVLQCVLTGLIGKKMGIEKLDVLTELKYRNLKHILAMVLDSLTAESLFSVWKVSRNWREIIVQDKNANRRRKFYISQLKTDSECFSIQIPDSSPIIHQNWKSPLCKSKQIRYSSCSFLSLETFFPVHFALLF, from the exons ATGAGCTCAAGATTTACTGATG AAACAGAGCTTTTGAAGATGTCAGAGAGACATTTAGGTCAGACTTGCCCTGGAGCAGAAAATGAGGTGGACTCTCCTGTCAGTTTCATGTATTCCAGCTTCAGAGGCTACTGTTCCACATCTTCATTTCAAGACAGTGGCTACAATGAGTTGTTACAGCCTTGCAACGATGAGAATACAGGTGAagaattatttggaaagaaaggaaaaggcccACCATTAATCCATGAACATCCTGAAACTTCAGATCTGGGCTTGACTCACTTGACTCATCCTTTAGAATCTCCAACTCAAAAAAAGAGAGGTGTCTTTtctaggaaggaaaaggagaaaagcccCGAACTTTGTGAAACTCCTAAACTCAGTGGGAAAAAATTTTTGCAGCGCAGAAGGTTGGACATATCTTTCTCTCTTCTAACAGGGGACTTTGAATCACAAAATAGTTCTCTAGAAAGTAGTATGAACCAAGTTctcaacttagaaaaaaatattccaagccATGTTTCAGGTCTTCCACGGCAAAACAGTTTTAGTCCTTTAGTTACTAGTACTTTGAAGACAGAAGAAGCAACCTCTAGCAGTCAAAAACTGAGACTTAATTTTTCTCAACAGAAGACTTCCACGGTTGATGATTCCAAAGATGACTGTAGCCTGTTTGAAGTTGAATGTCTATCTCCGATTCAGGGCAATAGTTTTAGAGATTCTATCACATATGACCTTAGTGATAGCAGTCTGTTTGTTAATGATGAGAATACATATCCCAAACCTCTGGGCTCCTCTGTTAGTGCAACAACTTGTGGGACAGATGAGGACATACGTGTGACTCCAATAAGTAATCTTGTAGCAAACATTAAATTTAATGCAAGTCAAAGGCTCTCCCCTTCAACTAAAGTGAGGGGCAATATTTCAACACCTGAAGACAGTGGTTTTAACTCACTTTGCTTGGAAAAATCAGAAGATTCCCTCTCTGACCAGGAGGGTTCTTTTCAAGAACTTCAGAAACATAAGGGAACTGTCAGAGTGGGGAGCACCATAAAAAAGTCAAGGCATCTTAGAAGGCTGAGAAGATTGTCCACCCTGGAGGAGCATGGCTCACAATCTGAGACAGAAGGGGAAAAGCAGACTGACCACTCTGACTCTAAAACAACACCAGCAGCTGCCTCAGACCACTCAGAGAGTCAGCTGAGCAGTGACACTAAGATGTTAAGCTTTAAGAATTTATCAAAGACCCCAGCCTTGCAGTTAGTGCACGAGCTCTtcatgagaaacaaaagaaaaagattccagcAGAATGGTGCACATGAATTCTTAGAAGAAAGGGATGGGGGGCAAATAGCCGTGCTACAGTGTGTACTTACAGGACTGATTGGCAAGAAAATGGGTATAGAGAAACTGGACGTCttaacagaattaaaatatagaaatttaaagcATATTCTTGCTATGGTTTTAGATTCCTTGACTGCAGAAAGCCTATTCag TGTTTGGAAAGTAAGCAGAAATTGGCGTGAAATTATTGTTCAAGATAAAAACGCAAATCGGAGGAGGAAATTTTACATCTCACAACTGAAAACAGATTCTGAG tGTTTCTCTATACAGATCCCTGATTCATCTCCTATTATCCACCAGAACTGGAAATCTCCTCTGTGTAAGTCCAAACAAATCAGGTattcttcctgttccttcttgTCCCTAGAAACATTCTTCCCGGTGCACTTTGCACTCCTGTTCTGA
- the FBXO43 gene encoding F-box only protein 43 isoform X3, protein MSSRFTDETELLKMSERHLGQTCPGAENEVDSPVSFMYSSFRGYCSTSSFQDSGYNELLQPCNDENTGEELFGKKGKGPPLIHEHPETSDLGLTHLTHPLESPTQKKRGVFSRKEKEKSPELCETPKLSGKKFLQRRRLDISFSLLTGDFESQNSSLESSMNQVLNLEKNIPSHVSGLPRQNSFSPLVTSTLKTEEATSSSQKLRLNFSQQKTSTVDDSKDDCSLFEVECLSPIQGNSFRDSITYDLSDSSLFVNDENTYPKPLGSSVSATTCGTDEDIRVTPISNLVANIKFNASQRLSPSTKVRGNISTPEDSGFNSLCLEKSEDSLSDQEGSFQELQKHKGTVRVGSTIKKSRHLRRLRRLSTLEEHGSQSETEGEKQTDHSDSKTTPAAASDHSESQLSSDTKMLSFKNLSKTPALQLVHELFMRNKRKRFQQNGAHEFLEERDGGQIAVLQCVLTGLIGKKMGIEKLDVLTELKYRNLKHILAMVLDSLTAESLFSVWKVSRNWREIIVQDKNANRRRKFYISQLKTDSECFSIQIPDSSPIIHQNWKSPLWGSIKC, encoded by the exons ATGAGCTCAAGATTTACTGATG AAACAGAGCTTTTGAAGATGTCAGAGAGACATTTAGGTCAGACTTGCCCTGGAGCAGAAAATGAGGTGGACTCTCCTGTCAGTTTCATGTATTCCAGCTTCAGAGGCTACTGTTCCACATCTTCATTTCAAGACAGTGGCTACAATGAGTTGTTACAGCCTTGCAACGATGAGAATACAGGTGAagaattatttggaaagaaaggaaaaggcccACCATTAATCCATGAACATCCTGAAACTTCAGATCTGGGCTTGACTCACTTGACTCATCCTTTAGAATCTCCAACTCAAAAAAAGAGAGGTGTCTTTtctaggaaggaaaaggagaaaagcccCGAACTTTGTGAAACTCCTAAACTCAGTGGGAAAAAATTTTTGCAGCGCAGAAGGTTGGACATATCTTTCTCTCTTCTAACAGGGGACTTTGAATCACAAAATAGTTCTCTAGAAAGTAGTATGAACCAAGTTctcaacttagaaaaaaatattccaagccATGTTTCAGGTCTTCCACGGCAAAACAGTTTTAGTCCTTTAGTTACTAGTACTTTGAAGACAGAAGAAGCAACCTCTAGCAGTCAAAAACTGAGACTTAATTTTTCTCAACAGAAGACTTCCACGGTTGATGATTCCAAAGATGACTGTAGCCTGTTTGAAGTTGAATGTCTATCTCCGATTCAGGGCAATAGTTTTAGAGATTCTATCACATATGACCTTAGTGATAGCAGTCTGTTTGTTAATGATGAGAATACATATCCCAAACCTCTGGGCTCCTCTGTTAGTGCAACAACTTGTGGGACAGATGAGGACATACGTGTGACTCCAATAAGTAATCTTGTAGCAAACATTAAATTTAATGCAAGTCAAAGGCTCTCCCCTTCAACTAAAGTGAGGGGCAATATTTCAACACCTGAAGACAGTGGTTTTAACTCACTTTGCTTGGAAAAATCAGAAGATTCCCTCTCTGACCAGGAGGGTTCTTTTCAAGAACTTCAGAAACATAAGGGAACTGTCAGAGTGGGGAGCACCATAAAAAAGTCAAGGCATCTTAGAAGGCTGAGAAGATTGTCCACCCTGGAGGAGCATGGCTCACAATCTGAGACAGAAGGGGAAAAGCAGACTGACCACTCTGACTCTAAAACAACACCAGCAGCTGCCTCAGACCACTCAGAGAGTCAGCTGAGCAGTGACACTAAGATGTTAAGCTTTAAGAATTTATCAAAGACCCCAGCCTTGCAGTTAGTGCACGAGCTCTtcatgagaaacaaaagaaaaagattccagcAGAATGGTGCACATGAATTCTTAGAAGAAAGGGATGGGGGGCAAATAGCCGTGCTACAGTGTGTACTTACAGGACTGATTGGCAAGAAAATGGGTATAGAGAAACTGGACGTCttaacagaattaaaatatagaaatttaaagcATATTCTTGCTATGGTTTTAGATTCCTTGACTGCAGAAAGCCTATTCag TGTTTGGAAAGTAAGCAGAAATTGGCGTGAAATTATTGTTCAAGATAAAAACGCAAATCGGAGGAGGAAATTTTACATCTCACAACTGAAAACAGATTCTGAG tGTTTCTCTATACAGATCCCTGATTCATCTCCTATTATCCACCAGAACTGGAAATCTCCTCTGT GGGGCTCTATTAAATGTTGA